A section of the Leishmania panamensis strain MHOM/PA/94/PSC-1 chromosome 3 sequence genome encodes:
- a CDS encoding hypothetical protein (TriTrypDB/GeneDB-style sysID: LpmP.03.0340~partially sequenced multicopy gene), with protein sequence MSNANVSTFNPQTWAGEHVFPSMRDTSAVTHVFKSCESLADQMRDNLRSPRSGVSYNYLTTYEGIQRLNTVDSGLGRQTRKKPSNLRSCDYLDEDQNRALSTRHTRSNNCPSARHGDSSCFDSDSDEEERLINHQIRMLEAKQAAANMCKSANPGPV encoded by the coding sequence ATGTCCAATGCGAACGTCAGCACTTTTAACCCCCAGACATGGGCGGGGGAGCACGTCTTCCCAAGTATGCGCGATACGAGCGCCGTCACCCACGTCTTCAAAAGTTGCGAGAGCCTCGCAGATCAGATGAGGGACAACCTTCGCTCCccacgcagcggcgtcagctACAACTATCTCACCACGTATGAAGGCATTCAGCGTCTGAACACTGTCGACAGCGGTCTCGGCCGCCAAACCCGCAAGAAGCCGTCAAATCTCAGAAGCTGTGATTACCTTGACGAGGACCAGAACCGAGCTTTAAGTACGCGGCACACCCGTAGCAACAACTGCCCTAGCGCCCGTCATGGCGATTCCAGCTGCTTCGACTCCGACAGCGATGAAGAAGAACGTCTCATCAATCACCAGATCCGAATGCTAGAAGCAAAGCAAGCAGCGGCAAACATGTGCAAGTCTGCGAATCCAGGCCCGGTC
- a CDS encoding hypothetical protein (TriTrypDB/GeneDB-style sysID: LpmP.03.0350): MSAVSIPCGPLGYEPVEVASNPDLRKFHEKYSNNNLSSQVPGQQHPPRGQKNGSAIRKPSLLLKQQRLRELQEWEYQAAIAPRRTANPGPVGLLGFGLSTILLNLHNTGRFPLSTVIVAMGIALGGGAQVIAGLLEWVRGNTFAHVAFTSYGTFWLSLVLVWLLPNTAARSSSIVEPASEYFVGVYLVLWGIFSFFMLMCTIRMNVAIFIVFLTVTLLFLMLGFANMTGNQTALRVTGYEGVICGSTALYLAFAEILNEVWDRTILPVIPMTQLLDWLGVRRQKPEEVTGLNSSVPILKNDGNT; encoded by the coding sequence ATGTCCGCTGTCAGCATCCCATGTGGGCCCCTCGGCTATGAGCCCGTCGAGGTCGCCTCGAACCCCGACCTGCGCAAATTTCATGAGAAGTACTCCAACAATAATTTGTCCTCGCAAGTGCCCGGCCAGCAGCATCCCCCACGTGGCCAGAAGAACGGGTCAGCCATCCGGAAACCTTCGCttctgctgaagcagcagcgtctgcgtgagctgcaggagtggGAATATCAGGCGGCAATCGCGCCACGGCGCACCGCCAATCCAGGCCCGGTCGGCCTACTGGGCTTTGGCCTCTCGACGATCCTGCTGAACCTGCACAACACTGGGAGATTCCCGCTCTCGACAGTGATCGTCGCCATGGGCATCGCCCTCGGCGGGGGTGCGCAGGTCATCGCGGGCCTGCTCGAGTGGGTGCGCGGCAACACCTTTGCCCACGTCGCCTTCACGTCGTATGGCACCTTCTGGCTGTCTCTCGTGCTCGTCTGGCTGCTGCCCAACACGGCTGCTCGCAGCTCGTCGATTGTGGAGCCGGCGAGCGAGTATTTCGTAGGCGTATACCTCGTTCTGTGGGGaatcttctccttcttcatGCTTATGTGCACCATCCGCATGAACGTCGCCATCTTTATCGTGTTCCTCACCGTGACGCTGCTCTTCCTGATGCTCGGCTTTGCCAACATGACGGGCAACCAGACAGCGCTCCGTGTGACCGGCTACGAGGGCGTCATCTGCGGCTCCACCGCCCTCTACCTCGCCTTTGCGGAGATTCTGAACGAGGTTTGGGACCGCACAATCCTGCCAGTGATCCCGATGACGCAGCTGCTTGACTGGCTCGGTGTCCGCAGGCAGAAGCCGGAGGAAGTTACTGGGCTGAACAGTAGCGTGCCGATACTCAAGAATGACGGAAACACTTAG
- a CDS encoding MFS transporter, putative (TriTrypDB/GeneDB-style sysID: LpmP.03.0360), whose translation MSSNGKNSHRRYAESGVQQPSTSAKPTKTPSNTVLAFAQWEEENHVDDAALVAAMDDENADPLLHPAHTRALSHIEQREENRLRGDPWRFAVTPIFCLLSISNAMQWIAFAPIVDEVRTYFNMNATQVNFLATTYVIAYVVIVFLSCKLYEVTGIKMGVLIAAAANALGALLKIIALYVWPNAVLLYLAQVFNSFTEVLTIATPPLISNRWFPENERMVANTVMSSSLNFGCGIGVLIPTFFVGPTKQSKNHFGNFFWFHFTYAALVLVLVIFLFPKKPRYAASHVAARQQNCEERRLRALNHVLHDPHSDEDEELDHQTRPHPKGKRTSSENEPLAVGVADVCEEDNCDPAGVKKSSVAAATTGNQCSSSRGTAVAHVTDEMQDAESENEEEVPEVQPVNVFSVLMDCFRECRSNWSFILLAISSAAELGLIWGVATVLPQMLAPYGISEAISGWIGFLNLVLGTVVCPFFMPLVDRYGRRYKLLLCALSVVVVVVMVLLTLLLHFGPAVHEDGKYYVVVVFVLWGGIAGMCQNFMMPLMFEYVVELTFPMAESTSAPVLTWSACLTNFLLTLIFGEVLTDTPTENKALRTFIGASVVSVIGCVTLLLTKPLTKRTDYEKHQVEALEQRKRRLQSAAAAVAGIDEAGLTCNPGGAAVDMSASQSQLQTRNSAHSHQDRDATKRKMD comes from the coding sequence ATGTCATCAAACGGCAAAAACTCGCACCGCCGCTACGCGGAAAGcggcgtgcagcagccgtcCACGTCTGCCAAGCCCACCAAGACGCCATCCAACACGGTTCTGGCGTTCGCacagtgggaggaggagaaccacgtcgacgacgccgcgctTGTCGCCGCGATGGATGACGAGAACGCCgacccgctgctgcacccggCCCACACCCGCGCGCTCTCCCACATTGAGCAGCGCGAGGAGAACCGATTACGTGGTGATCCGTGGCGCTTCGCGGTGACGCCGATCTTCTGCCTGCTCTCCATCTCCAACGCCATGCAGTGGATCGCCTTTGCACCCATTGTAGATGAGGTGCGGACGTACTTCAACATGAACGCGACGCAAGTTAActtcctcgccaccaccTACGTCATTGCCTATGTCGTCATTGTCTTCCTCAGCTGCAAGCTGTATGAGGTGACCGGCATTAAAATGGGCGtcctcatcgccgctgcggcgaaTGCGCTCGGTGCACTACTGAAGATCATCGCCCTCTACGTGTGGCCCAATGCGGTCCTGCTGTATCTCGCGCAGGTCTTCAACAGCTTTACGGAGGTGCTCACGAtcgcgacgccgccgctcaTCTCGAACCGCTGGTTCCCGGAGAATGAGCGCATGGTGGCGAACACCGTCATGTCCTCGTCGCTCAACTTTGGCTGCGGCATCGGAGTTCTCATCCCGACCTTCTTTGTGGGTCCGACGAAGCAGTCGAAGAACCACTTTGGCAACTTCTTCTGGTTCCACTTCACCTacgcggcgctggtgctcgtGCTCGTCATCTTCTTGTTCCCCAAGAAGCCGCGCTACGCCGCCAGCCacgtggcggcgcggcagcagaactgcgaggagcgccgcctgcgTGCGCTGAATCACGTGTTGCACGACCCGCATAGCGACGAGGATGAAGAGCTCGATCATCAGACGCGTCCGCACCCCAAGGGGaagcgcaccagcagcgaaaATGAGCCCCTTGCGGTCGGCGTCGCAGATGTCTGCGAGGAGGACAACTGCGATCCGGCTGGCGTCAAGAAGTcctccgtggcggcggcgacgacgggaAATCAGTGttccagcagccgcggcaccgccgtggcGCACGTCACGGATGAGATGCAGGACGCAGAGTCggagaacgaggaagaggtgccggaggtgcAGCCGGTGAACGTGTTCTCCGTGCTGATGGACTGCTTCCGTGAGTGCCGCAGCAACTGGTCCTTCATTCTCCTTGCTATCAGCTCTGCCGCGGAGCTGGGTCTCATCTGGGGtgtggcgacggtgctgccgcagatgCTGGCCCCGTATGGCATCAGCGAGGCCATCTCCGGCTGGATCGGCTTCCTCAACCTCGTTCTGGGCACCGTTGTCTGCCCCTTCTTTATGCCACTCGTGGACCGCTACGGCCGCCGCTACAAGCTGCTCTTGTGCGCCCTgtcggtggtggtagtggtggtaatggtgctgctcacgctgctgttgcactTTGGCCCCGCCGTGCACGAGGATGGCAAGTACTACGTCGTAGTCGTCTTTGTGCTCTGGGGCGGCATCGCAGGGATGTGTCAGAACTTCATGATGCCGCTCATGTTCGAGTACGTTGTGGAGCTAACCTTCCCAATGGCAGAGAGCACGTCGGCACCGGTGCTGACGTGGAGCGCGTGCCTGACGAACTTCCTGCTCACCCTCATCTTTGGTGAGGTGCTGACCGACACGCCAACGGAGAACAAGGCGTTGCGCACCTTCATCGGCGCCTCCGTTGTCTCCGTGATAGGGTGCGTGACTCTCCTTCTGACGAAGCCGCTCACAAAGCGCACAGACTACGAGAAGCACCAGGTAGAAGCCCTCGAGCAGCGCAAGAGACGCCTGcagtcggcggcggcagcagtggcaggcATAGACGAGGCTGGCCTCACGTGCAAtcccggcggcgctgcggtggacaTGTCCGCGTCGCAGTCTCAGCTACAGACCCGCAACTCCGCCCACAGCCACCAGGACCGTGATGCCACGAAGCGCAAGATGGACTGA
- a CDS encoding PTP1-interacting protein, 39 kDa, putative (TriTrypDB/GeneDB-style sysID: LpmP.03.0370): protein MPKLDAISKGPWRHISQQQRQARQVQRAEPTIGEVLAQSSPMTTQAVTGVRVVEDAHDGENNVERTQEHSHIVNTQSETPQQPHSCLEESHVHSAARLIHRRARSVLPQPRETLTNWKVAVDGGVAGNDDNRARQGPMQSPSEPTAHALEELFNEEQSAEEQQVQQGVTVQRVAQLLSPSSPHQRTNRAEEEDLFSNISTRAYSSTVAFDQAGIATVNTSRRTALRQCASGVPPPAPHVTSTAVRAVPHASPGPLWVWLPRRVEALCALTSLGSPQLMRSVADGDRSQDRIRTTPPHRRSSTLFFARGGRGTYSAPRDYIGDGDYGLQVALWRRTPCSTPPRTGLTADGANGAPTSLLSSPRWCVTAYEPLSLSLPATALCGNDASQGWVPQQAPVSFTNFSHPSNSVDSNVQRRHSTREDESVAVNAQDDEEAAAVSKCHDHPLLTVMASAHSPAPPVSVATRVYWGTAPPLRGTAPSMLHHGGTTAIDAYDAGSDGAAFAGSRSAGQIIRNSAQAGARALDQRARYSSVSPADESSSIMATALPSQHQRGGPRGYGSSGARPLRDSATAGFDRDELFCEPPSSPLSATCRQLPAVSGSVACVPIPSMELRITLPWLLHISTLPPVAAEALVCCLEAHIRAHLPRATAAQGERNGMCGPRPSGACAPGPALARAQPTPSPREAPPLPSPPPFWVAAFSYTEGLQMYATNQASSLIHAAEDTTGRDAARDTCADPRHDHRGLASAAPLNRIAWPAWVPEAQTSVRLLAALTSGAFTLIETIARALDQATAAAAAPVDTDTAVERGTKARSGGKERHNAGADPHTVRGGAPRSTPTHPHGAATALHEFHVFFEAVFGDAANKRLCRHVRDRLPMHVRDLSELLSRPWCGVARDTVDGNAATTAVTVATAGVWRARCPSILDLVHHLARAWMEECFAGLADRLHEFLITHNPGVVLDLICAHANDSDGAVPHEDLCECARLLKGVCDKVRPENGSVQQRGCASANHEPHQREHPGCSAPLHAVPQAAQVLPPHAWIYRGIAEFTQGPLQRWERWWWSPSSTPATHTLTAHITVSAAAMQWSTHVNYATVHSLQWVLRHPLVACTTAESVRQCSLTSTAVTDMLALLELLTLLPPLLDTTALLMGEAEAVLGGACASVMGNAGDGRDGSGGGGMAITTSSVHSHNAVIASTPAAPSHAATQGFHAYYRVFLGLVCYGAMQLNDAEAMALLSRPQPPPAGVVASTTAPHHHGAASPLSVSCSAQATVDGLWTKYILPLVVGYVSGSGAGDASADRMDALTAADQSIVYTLMLLRLLRLEGHSVRHGSRGGAARAVLPTKGRQGAPNSAASSPSSSRHPRKRPRPAAVGVSGPLPWCNARSAHPGSDDTRPRWWSPSPTTADVHPVTARSPPPGSVSSSTVTADTATTATTTATTHCCVNSDLARINELERVGTAVAEARYSSAPEFGDAPQFRPRHAKSVAHDAASGLVDVLVAVSQEELLAPPQRRIPPLALLAHESAAGGATAATQQCPPSPAPPPEWQGACRQLIRRWLLPPPRAPAQSAVHERSSDSHQTLMNGDCHSRRCREWTPEEGTMLHEEEANHCASVKASYFSGGLPRRPQWLNVGEVNTGNTLHRRDIRRVCGLLAGLALRVADVRQEERIARAETLHSDDVRCCYDYLYGVLPPGLRARDAGLITFASTSSSDDGEDVNTEGSGEDAGTDDDLYDANMLHCSASTISSSSSSSRNTIGTSSPPSSSPAASP, encoded by the coding sequence ATGCCGAAGCTGGACGCGATCTCGAAGGGTCCGTGGCGCCACATtagccagcagcagcgtcaggcACGGCAGGTGCAACGCGCCGAGCCAACCATTGGCGAAGTCCTGGCGCAGTCGTCGCCGATGACAACACAAGCCGTGACAGGAGTGCGGGTGGTTGAGGATGCGCACGATGGCGAAAACAATGTGGAGCGGACGCAGGAGCACTCCCATATTGTGAACACTCAGAGCGAAACCCCACAACAGCCGCATTCGTGTTTAGAGGAATCCCATGTGCACTCCGCTGCGCGCCTAatccaccgccgcgccaggTCAGTGCTGCCACAGCCGCGGGAGACGCTCACAAATTGGAAGGTGGCTGTGGATGGTGGTGTCGCAGGAAATGATGACAACCGAGCGCGACAGGGGCCAATGCAGTCCCCCTCAGAACCGACCGCAcacgcgctggaggagttgTTTAACGAGGAGCAAagcgcagaggagcagcaagTACAGCAGGGTGTGACGGTGCAGCGTGTTGCGCAGCtcttgtcgccgtcgtcgccgcaccAGCGTACCAACAGAGCCGAAGAGGAGGATCTCTTCTCGAATATTTCGACTCGCGcgtacagcagcaccgtaGCCTTTGACCAGGCCGGCATCGCGACAGTGAACACGTCTCGCCGCACCGCGCTGCGTCAGTGTGCGTCCGgcgtgccgccaccggcgcctcATGTAACTAGCACGGCGGTGCGAGCTGTGCCTCACGCATCCCCGGGGCCGCTGTGGGTGTGGCTACCAAGACGcgtggaggcgctgtgcGCACTGACTTCTCTGGGCAGTCCGCAATTGATGCGCAGCGTGGCTGACGGCGACCGCAGCCAAGACCGCATTCGCACAACTCCTCCACACCGGCGGTCATCGACTCTGTTCTTCGCACGTGGTGGTCGCGGCACATACAGTGCGCCGCGCGACTACATCGGCGACGGTGATTACGGTTTGCAGGTCGCTCTGTGGCGTCGCACGCCTTGTAGCACGCCACCACGCACAGGGCTGACAGCGGACGGGGCTAACGGCGCACCCACGTCGTTGCTGTCATCTCCGCGCTGGTGCGTGACGGCCTATGAGCCCCTGAGTCTGTCGCTtccagcgacggcgctgtgtGGCAACGATGCTAGTCAAGGATGGGTGCCTCAGCAGGCACCCGTCAGCTTCACCAACTTCTCTCATCCCAGCAACAGCGTGGACAGTAACgttcagcgccgccacagcactcGCGAGGACGAGAGCGTGGCGGTCAATGCTCAAGACGATGAagaggctgctgcagtgagTAAGTGCCATGATCACCCTTTACTTACGGTGATGGCGTCAGCGCACAGCCCAGCACCCCCAGTCTCGGTGGCGACGCGGGTGTACTGGGGTACTGCTCCACCGTTGAGAGGCACAGCGCCAAGCATGCTGCACCACGGTGGCACGACGGCCATCGACGCCTATGATGCAGGtagcgacggcgctgccttcgcaggcagcaggagcgctgGTCAGATCATTCGCAACAGCGCGCAAGCcggcgcacgcgcgctcGACCAACGAGCTCGCTATTCCTCTGTGAGCCCCGCCGATGagtcctcctccatcatggCCACAGCGCTACCAAgccagcaccagcgaggAGGTCCAAGGGGCtatggcagcagtggcgcacgcCCTTTACGCGACTCCGCCACAGCTGGCTTTGACCGCGATGAGCTGTTCTGCGAGCCGCCAtcttcgccgctgtcggcaACGTGCCGGCAACTACCTGCTGTCTCCGGCAGCGTTGCCTGTGTGCCGATACCGTCCATGGAGCTGCGGATCACCCTTCCCTGGCTGCTGCACATCTCCACGCTCCCACCCGTGGCGGCTGAAGCGCTGGTATGCTGTCTGGAGGCACATATCCGCGCACATCTACCacgagcgacagcagcgcaggggGAGCGGAATGGCATGTGCGGCCCTCGACCCAGCGGAGCATGCGCACCGGGGCCTGCGCTAGCACGTGCGCAGCCCACGCCCTCACCGCGAGAggctccgccgctgccatcaccaccaccgttcTGGGTGGCGGCCTTTTCTTACACGGAGGGGCTGCAGATGTACGCGACAAACCAGGCTTCGTCCCTCATCCACGCCGCGGAGGACACCACGGGGCGCGATGCGGCACGCGATACCTGCGCTGACCCGCGTCACGACCACCGTGGCCTCGcttccgcagcgccgctgaaCCGCATCGCTTGGCCCGCGTGGGTGCCCGAGGCGCAGACGAGTGTACGGCTGCTCGCCGCGCTCACGTCGGGCGCCTTTACGCTGATTGAGACCATCGCGCGAGCACTCGACCAGgcaaccgctgctgctgctgcgccagtaGACACGGACACAGCGGTGGAAAGAGGCACTAAAGCTCGCAGTGGCGGAAAGGAAAGGCACAATGCAGGAGCTGACCCACACACCGTGCGTGGCGGTGCGCCACGCTCCACCCCCACGCACCCTCacggtgccgccaccgcgctgcaCGAGTTTCATGTCTTCTTTGAGGCTGTCTTTGGCGATGCGGCCAACAAGCGCCTTTGCCGACATGTTCGCGATCGCCTTCCGATGCACGTGCGGGACTTGAGCGAGCTGTTGAGCCGGCCGTGGTGTGGCGTCGCGAGGGACACTGTGGACGGTAATGCGGCGACCACCGCAGTTACCGTCGCCACGGCCGGCGTTTGGCGAGCTCGCTGCCCCTCCATACTGGACCTTGTTCACCACCTCGCTCGTGCATGGATGGAGGAGTGCTTTGCTGGGTTGGCGGACCGACTGCACGAGTTCCTCATCACCCACAACCCTGGTGTGGTGCTCGATCTCATCTGTGCGCATGccaacgacagcgacggtgccgtGCCTCATGAGGACTTGTGCGAGTGCGCAAGACTGCTGAAGGGCGTCTGTGACAAGGTGCGTCCTGAGAACGGCAGCGTtcagcagcgcggctgcgctTCGGCGAACCATGAACCACACCAACGCGAACACCCTGGCTGCTCTGCTCCGCTGCACGCAGTGCCTCAAGCCGCGCAGGTACTCCCGCCACATGCGTGGATCTACCGAGGCATCGCTGAGTTCACCCAAGGtcctctgcagcggtgggaacggtggtggtggtcacCGTCGTCGACCCCTGCCACGCACACCCTGACCGCCCACATTACCGTCAGTGCTGCGGCCATGCAATGGTCAACCCACGTCAACTACGCCACCGTGCACTCCCTTCAGTGGGTGCTACGCCACCCTCTCGTCGCATGTACAACGGCAGAGAGCGTTCGACAGTGCTCTTTGACATCGACTGCTGTCACCGACATGCTGGCGTTGCTGGAGCTCCTAACCttgctgccaccgctcctCGACACGACGGCGCTCCTGATgggcgaggcagaggcggtgctaGGGGGCGCCTGCGCTAGCGTTATGGGAAACGCTGGCGATGGCCGTgatggcagtggcggcggcggcatggcCATCACGACGAGTAGCGTGCACAGCCACAACGCTGTCATCGCCAGCACCCCCGCAGCGCCTTCGCACGCTGCAACGCAAGGGTTTCACGCGTATTACCGCGTCTTCCTCGGTCTTGTGTGCTACGGTGCGATGCAGCTGAATGATGCTGAGGCCATGGCGCTGTTGTCGCGtccgcagccaccgccagctGGCGTGGTGGCCTCAACGAcagcaccccaccaccatggtgctgcgtcgcccTTGTCAGTGTCATGTTCTGCGCAGGCCACGGTGGATGGTCTGTGGACAAAGTACATACTGCCGCTCGTGGTAGGCTacgtcagcggcagcggtgccgggGATGCGTCTGCCGATCGCATGGATGCGTTGACAGCCGCAGACCAGAGCATCGTGTACACGCtcatgctgctgcgactgctgcggcttgAAGGGCACAGCGTGCGTcacggcagccgcggaggtgctgcacgtGCCGTCTTACCAACCAAAGGGCGGCAAGGCGCGCCCAACTccgccgcgtcgtcgccgtcgtcgtcgcgtcACCCACGAAAACGCCCACGCCCCGCCGCTGTGGGGGTCTCTGGaccgctgccgtggtgcaACGCACGAAGCGCGCACCcaggcagcgacgacacccggccgaggtggtggtcgCCATCACCGACAACCGCGGATGTGCACCCCGTCACCGCCCGCTCCCCACCGCCGGGGAGCGTGTCGAGCTCCACCGTCACCGCGGATACGGCGACAaccgcaacaacaacggccacgacgcactgctgcgtcAACAGCGATCTCGCCAGAATCAACGAACTCGAGCGAGTGGGCACGGCTGTGGCCGAAGCGCGATACTCATCAGCTCCAGAATTTGGCGACGCTCCTCAGTTCCGTCCTAGACACGCGAAGAGCGTTGCACACGATGCCGCCAGCGGCCTGGTGGACGTCCTCGTGGCCGTGTCCCAAGAGGAACTGCTGgcgcctccgcagcgtcGCATCCCGCCCCTGGCGCTTCTCGCGCACGAGAgcgccgctggaggagccacagcagccacacagcagtgccctccctctcctgctcctccacccGAGTGGCAAGGAGCGTGCCGGCAGCTGATTCGTcgttggctgctgccgccgccgcgggcACCCGCGCAAAGCGCCGTTCATGAACGCAGCAGTGACAGCCACCAAACGCTGATGAATGGTGACTGCCACAGCCGCCGTTGTCGAGAGTGGACCCCCGAAGAAGGGACGATGTTGCATGAGGAGGAAGCCAACCACTGTGCCTCCGTCAAGGCAAGTTACTTTTCAGGtgggctgccgcggcggccgcagtGGCTCAATGTCGGCGAGGTGAACACTGGCAACACGCTGCACCGTCGCGATATCCGCCGCGTTTGCGGCCTTCTAGCAGGGCTGGCGCTACGCGTCGCGGACGTTCGTCAGGAGGAGCGGATTGCGCGCGCCGAAACCCTCCACAGCGACGACGTTAGATGCTGCTATGACTATCTCTACGGCGTGCTACCGCCCGGACTACGCGCCAGAGACGCTGGCCTCATCACCTTTGCCTCCACATCCAGCTctgacgacggcgaggaTGTCAACACAGAGGGGTCAGGGGAGGACGCAGGGACTGATGACGACCTCTACGATGCAAACATGCTGCACTGCTCCGCGTCCacaatcagcagcagcagcagcagcagtcggaACACTATCGgcacctcgtcgccgccatcATCATCCCCGGCAGCATCTCCGTGA
- a CDS encoding 60S acidic ribosomal protein P2, putative (TriTrypDB/GeneDB-style sysID: LpmP.03.0380): MSTETLACTYAALMLSDAGLPTSAENIAAAVKAAGVSVRPTMPIIFARFLEKKSVEALMAAAATQAPTATSAAAAPAAGEASGKAEEKKKEEPEEEGDDDMGFGLFD; the protein is encoded by the coding sequence ATGTCCACTGAGACCCTCGCGTGCACGTATGCCGCGCTCATGCTGAGCGATGCCGGCCTGCCCACCTCGGCCGAGAAcatcgccgcggcagtgAAGGCTGCCGGCGTGAGTGTACGCCCCACCATGCCCATCATCTTTGCCCGCTTCCTGGAGAAGAAGtctgtggaggcgctgatggcagcggctgccacgCAGGCCCCGACGGCCAcgtctgccgcggcggcgccagctgcCGGGGAAGCGAGcggcaaggcggaggagaagaagaaggaggagcccgaggaggagggcgatgaCGACATGGGCTTCGGTCTGTTCGACTAA